One window of the Candidatus Eremiobacterota bacterium genome contains the following:
- a CDS encoding adenylate/guanylate cyclase domain-containing protein, producing MKMRLSGKSLLLPIYAAIFLFILCTHNHPYFHFIEFRSLGTRMRARDLLIPPVKSKDIVVVNINGETIEKFKDEWPWPLDIRRERFTRLIETLNNEEGGRPKAITFDFIFGATSQKCDEDLRKAIERSKNIIFSVGYDPEKSRDGSVVFSPLSHILRKADPPLGSIIMPSIPDERIVTLPVFVKGRHAHNPTDTDMVYLLEVIAAKIFMGTEDLSISKDTLWIGSLKIPVFVAGQSNDWFAHKKHYEFVVSYRGVFDEIFPVYSLYDVLSENVPRGAFKDKAVLIINSVDTNDQYKNTMGTYIPGGFIHAYVLKTLIEQDVIYPYLDFYHTIYFILSLLTALILYKLKNRTKAYWCVALLAAAYGVFTFAALIWLSWWLPLVFPLTGLFLLIIGYAAIENYLTKRTLSALLPSSFMDRLDPLHTDFEAGGKPIWATVMFADIRGYTNLSESLSSEEVFSMLVEYHTLVKKPLYENGGEIFDFQGDAYMVVFGADGKEKHHARKAVLASLGICEAIESLKRKFMEEKQKSFDVGIGLCTGEVTLGYIGHKDGHDRKLQPAAIGDTTNVAARMQGKSSELGSPILMTETTMKELEGDPPTKHLAAVEVKGKSLKLNVYTVDWEKLEKKQPS from the coding sequence ATGAAGATGAGACTCTCGGGGAAAAGCCTCCTTCTGCCGATTTACGCGGCGATCTTTCTTTTTATCCTCTGTACCCATAACCATCCATATTTCCATTTCATCGAATTCAGAAGCCTGGGGACGCGTATGAGAGCCCGCGACCTGCTCATTCCCCCAGTGAAATCAAAAGACATTGTCGTGGTGAACATAAACGGCGAAACGATTGAAAAGTTCAAAGATGAATGGCCATGGCCTCTCGATATAAGGAGGGAACGCTTCACGAGGCTTATTGAGACATTGAATAATGAAGAGGGAGGCAGGCCGAAAGCAATCACCTTTGACTTTATTTTCGGCGCCACATCTCAAAAATGTGATGAGGATCTCAGGAAAGCCATTGAGCGTTCTAAAAATATTATTTTTTCCGTGGGGTATGACCCGGAAAAATCAAGAGATGGCAGTGTTGTCTTCTCCCCCCTCTCTCATATCCTCAGGAAGGCCGATCCTCCTCTGGGGAGCATCATCATGCCTTCCATTCCCGACGAGAGGATCGTAACACTCCCTGTATTTGTCAAAGGCCGGCATGCACATAACCCCACAGATACTGATATGGTCTATCTTCTAGAGGTGATAGCGGCAAAAATCTTCATGGGCACCGAAGATCTGTCTATAAGTAAAGATACCTTATGGATCGGGAGCCTCAAGATTCCTGTTTTTGTCGCAGGGCAGAGCAACGACTGGTTTGCCCACAAGAAGCATTATGAGTTCGTGGTGAGCTATCGCGGCGTATTTGATGAGATCTTTCCCGTGTATTCCCTTTACGATGTGCTTTCAGAGAATGTGCCCAGGGGCGCATTCAAAGATAAGGCAGTGCTCATAATAAACTCCGTGGACACAAACGATCAATACAAGAACACCATGGGCACCTATATTCCAGGCGGCTTCATCCATGCGTACGTGCTGAAAACCCTCATTGAACAGGATGTAATTTACCCCTACCTTGATTTCTACCATACAATCTACTTCATTCTCTCCCTCCTTACCGCTCTCATCCTCTACAAGCTAAAGAACAGGACAAAGGCATACTGGTGCGTGGCACTCCTCGCCGCGGCCTATGGGGTATTCACCTTTGCAGCCTTAATCTGGCTCTCCTGGTGGCTCCCCCTTGTCTTCCCCCTCACGGGACTCTTTCTTCTTATCATAGGCTACGCGGCCATAGAGAACTACCTCACGAAGAGAACCCTCTCGGCCCTTCTCCCCTCGAGCTTCATGGACCGCCTGGACCCTCTCCACACGGACTTTGAGGCCGGAGGGAAGCCCATCTGGGCCACCGTCATGTTCGCCGATATCAGGGGCTACACCAACCTTTCCGAGTCCCTCTCCTCCGAAGAGGTCTTCAGCATGCTCGTCGAGTACCACACCCTCGTCAAAAAGCCCCTCTACGAGAACGGCGGCGAGATCTTCGACTTCCAGGGCGACGCCTACATGGTGGTCTTCGGCGCCGACGGGAAGGAGAAACACCACGCCCGTAAAGCCGTCCTCGCCTCTCTGGGGATATGCGAGGCCATAGAGTCCCTCAAGCGGAAATTCATGGAGGAGAAGCAGAAAAGCTTTGACGTCGGCATCGGCCTCTGCACCGGCGAGGTGACCCTGGGCTATATCGGCCACAAGGACGGCCACGACAGGAAGCTCCAGCCGGCGGCCATAGGCGATACCACCAACGTGGCGGCGCGCATGCAGGGAAAAAGCTCCGAGCTGGGATCGCCTATCCTCATGACTGAGACGACCATGAAAGAGCTGGAAGGCGACCCGCCCACAAAGCACCTCGCCGCCGTCGAGGTGAAGGGAAAATCCCTGAAGCTCAACGTCTACACGGTGGACTGGGAGAAGCTGGAGAAAAAGCAGCCTTCATAG
- a CDS encoding radical SAM protein, which produces MSDNYAVARIDGLHTSARGDEVLVLEPDSASWAVMPERHYEVLEALEKPLFFEEILERFPHFDAPFLHRLIDRLHTHGMVEVNWKRHFPLPQVMWRPLDDAPHYPMDFYFHMTDACNFQCTYCYADARTRGARMTLEIIKAAMEKVFRDMPSPCVSFVFHGGEPLLLKPLILEAIEFSEKTSRRFGKHASYSIQTNGSLIDDELIGAALHHRIEIGVTLDGPPALHNRTRVYPDGRGTFDDVWEASQRALAAGVPLGFICIVHDPDDYLKSYQFFTARGILSFNMRFSFAVGRAKQAYQFTPEKAREMAHGALSMTAQALLFYKRTGSAPRINDLNAMIRSLVSKKRDYMCMRSPCGIGRSIIAFGPEGEIYPCEEMSPYREYAFASIFDAKPLTELIDSSEKLACYRSRRVETIPRCSRCPWRRFCMGRCTHKTLQYYGELLREDPSCLFFSTLFEELAWWIHRDRDLLALAE; this is translated from the coding sequence ATGAGTGACAACTATGCGGTTGCAAGGATCGACGGGCTCCATACGAGCGCCCGGGGTGACGAGGTGCTCGTGCTTGAGCCTGATTCAGCCTCATGGGCCGTAATGCCAGAGCGGCATTACGAGGTGCTTGAAGCTCTTGAGAAGCCTCTCTTCTTTGAAGAGATCCTGGAGAGGTTCCCCCACTTTGACGCCCCCTTTCTTCACCGTCTCATAGACAGGCTCCATACCCACGGCATGGTGGAGGTGAACTGGAAGCGCCATTTCCCCCTGCCCCAGGTCATGTGGCGTCCTCTGGACGACGCGCCTCACTATCCCATGGACTTTTACTTTCACATGACAGACGCCTGCAATTTCCAGTGCACATATTGCTACGCGGACGCCAGGACGCGGGGAGCCAGGATGACCCTGGAGATCATCAAGGCTGCCATGGAAAAGGTCTTCCGCGACATGCCCTCACCCTGTGTCTCCTTTGTCTTTCATGGCGGCGAGCCCCTCCTTCTCAAGCCGCTGATCCTCGAGGCCATCGAGTTCTCCGAGAAGACTTCGCGCCGCTTCGGCAAACATGCGAGCTATTCCATACAGACTAACGGCTCCCTTATCGATGACGAGCTGATTGGCGCCGCACTGCACCACCGGATTGAGATCGGCGTGACTCTTGACGGTCCGCCGGCGCTCCATAACAGAACCCGGGTATACCCCGACGGGCGGGGCACCTTCGATGATGTCTGGGAGGCGTCACAGCGAGCCCTGGCAGCCGGGGTGCCCCTGGGGTTCATCTGCATTGTTCATGACCCCGATGATTACCTGAAGAGCTACCAGTTTTTCACTGCCCGGGGCATACTGAGCTTCAATATGCGCTTCAGCTTCGCTGTAGGGCGGGCAAAGCAGGCCTATCAGTTTACCCCGGAGAAAGCTCGGGAAATGGCCCATGGCGCCCTTTCCATGACGGCGCAGGCCCTTCTCTTCTATAAACGCACCGGCAGTGCCCCCCGCATCAACGATCTCAATGCCATGATAAGAAGCCTTGTCTCCAAAAAGCGAGATTACATGTGCATGCGCTCCCCCTGCGGCATCGGGCGCTCCATTATTGCCTTCGGCCCTGAAGGGGAGATATACCCATGCGAGGAGATGAGCCCTTACCGTGAGTACGCCTTCGCGAGTATCTTTGATGCAAAGCCTCTCACTGAGCTCATCGACAGCTCGGAGAAGCTTGCCTGCTACCGTTCAAGAAGGGTGGAGACCATCCCGCGCTGCAGCAGGTGCCCCTGGAGGCGCTTCTGCATGGGCCGCTGCACCCACAAGACCCTTCAATACTATGGGGAGCTTCTGCGGGAGGATCCCTCATGTCTTTTTTTCTCGACGCTCTTTGAGGAGCTTGCCTGGTGGATCCATCGCGACAGGGACCTTCTTGCCCTTGCAGAGTGA
- a CDS encoding radical SAM protein — MKDIYVHSDGEQYLSRVMLHGEREEEGRTVSIQVYPGRERTPAPPPMAPLAPEHYLCWNPGLFMAPRGRETLIVEPESAQWIVLDERYYSLFSLARPVTPFFMLSKNPFAPPEETEQFFYFLLCKNIVQRKDWPLLFPPVMPSPLHYPSFFSIHVTESCNFRCTYCYGDAPSRGKKMKKETLRAIIDGIFLHFSRQDVTIEFHGGEPLLARGLIEAGCRQIRELWKAKPHRRFRILIQTNGSLITSEDIDFFREHDISVGVSMDGPREIHDRNRVYHGGKGTFRDTMRGFSLLRSHGIEGGVLAVVEEPRDYVPVARFLLEIGVTGFRLNHMVCQGRGEVDPLKAHSRGEAFAREYLELVDFLDEYGKAHREERLDVWPVNIMLFHLAETHRPFMCMRSPCGAGSHGLGFDYRGDIYPCEQLAGFGELRVGSIFDKLPLDELLGESPVIKTLRERRVERIEKCCTCPWRNFCGGGCAAESFSCYHDLAHEDLHCTFYRRTFENLMWELHRRGDLTHLMGQFGRQRGYGYE, encoded by the coding sequence TTGAAAGACATATATGTGCACAGCGACGGGGAACAGTACCTCTCGAGGGTGATGCTCCACGGGGAAAGGGAAGAAGAAGGCAGGACCGTGTCGATCCAGGTCTACCCCGGCCGTGAAAGGACTCCCGCCCCGCCCCCTATGGCGCCCCTTGCACCTGAACATTACCTCTGCTGGAATCCCGGCCTTTTCATGGCGCCCCGCGGCAGAGAGACCCTCATCGTGGAGCCTGAATCGGCCCAGTGGATTGTCCTTGACGAGAGGTATTACTCTCTTTTCAGCCTTGCCCGCCCCGTGACGCCCTTTTTCATGCTTTCAAAGAATCCTTTTGCCCCGCCTGAGGAGACTGAACAGTTTTTTTATTTCCTTCTCTGCAAGAACATCGTGCAAAGAAAGGATTGGCCCCTTCTTTTTCCGCCGGTGATGCCGTCGCCCCTTCACTACCCCAGCTTTTTTTCGATCCATGTCACGGAGAGCTGCAATTTCCGCTGCACATACTGTTACGGTGATGCCCCGTCCAGGGGAAAGAAGATGAAGAAGGAGACGCTCCGTGCCATCATAGACGGAATCTTCCTCCATTTCTCGCGCCAGGATGTGACTATTGAGTTCCATGGCGGCGAGCCACTGCTGGCCCGGGGTCTCATCGAGGCCGGCTGCCGGCAGATAAGGGAGCTCTGGAAGGCAAAGCCTCACCGCCGCTTCCGGATCCTCATCCAGACGAACGGATCGCTGATCACCAGTGAGGACATTGACTTTTTCCGTGAGCATGACATTTCGGTAGGCGTGAGCATGGACGGCCCCAGGGAGATCCATGACAGGAACCGTGTCTACCATGGCGGGAAAGGCACTTTTCGAGATACGATGAGAGGGTTCAGCCTTTTGCGATCCCATGGCATAGAGGGAGGCGTGCTGGCTGTCGTCGAGGAGCCCCGCGACTACGTCCCCGTGGCCCGGTTCCTTTTAGAGATCGGTGTCACCGGCTTCCGCCTCAATCACATGGTGTGCCAGGGGAGGGGCGAGGTGGATCCCCTCAAAGCCCATTCCCGAGGCGAGGCTTTCGCAAGGGAGTATCTCGAGCTCGTGGACTTTCTCGATGAGTACGGGAAGGCACACCGCGAGGAGCGCCTCGATGTATGGCCGGTGAACATCATGCTTTTCCACCTGGCGGAAACCCACAGGCCTTTCATGTGCATGCGCTCTCCCTGCGGCGCGGGAAGCCATGGCCTGGGTTTTGATTACCGCGGCGATATTTATCCCTGCGAGCAGCTTGCTGGTTTTGGGGAGCTGCGAGTGGGCTCAATATTTGACAAGTTGCCCCTGGATGAGCTTCTCGGGGAGAGCCCCGTTATAAAGACGCTCCGCGAGAGGCGCGTTGAGCGGATTGAGAAATGCTGTACCTGCCCGTGGAGGAATTTCTGCGGCGGGGGCTGCGCCGCAGAGTCATTCTCCTGCTATCACGATCTTGCCCACGAGGATCTCCACTGCACCTTCTACCGCCGCACCTTTGAAAACCTCATGTGGGAGCTTCACCGCAGGGGAGACCTCACCCACCTGATGGGACAGTTCGGCCGCCAGAGAGGATACGGTTATGAGTGA
- a CDS encoding FecR family protein: MKKQMNALFILALALILCGMAQGWLAAEETGSIAMITGIKKEVMVTHKGTTRKGMVGMDLYEGDTLKTGAGCQAALMLGDGSELKLNASTEITLTAYNVKKKSIFVKIGDIFGKFLPQKTKVTIETPQGVAGIEGTEFSLKVGNSGNTVEVNEGEVSIGKEGRFRVKSSEAGTYGTPGGPPMGGGVVPTIKKLPRNVPPEWVNEVKEYGTVLKGINEDTKDLIEGERFKDMPAEKIDALIASRKKATLEYREVVPPEKMEAFHKKMIDVNDKLVGVMEAGLACRKSPGIKNRQRYQQAMRELAFEAKSFFKEIKAHQDDWKINVEKFKSQYASKMGK, encoded by the coding sequence ATGAAAAAGCAGATGAACGCTCTTTTTATTCTTGCCCTTGCACTGATCCTGTGCGGCATGGCGCAGGGATGGCTCGCCGCAGAGGAGACAGGCTCCATTGCCATGATCACGGGCATCAAGAAGGAGGTCATGGTCACTCACAAGGGAACCACCAGAAAAGGAATGGTGGGGATGGACCTCTATGAAGGCGACACCCTCAAGACCGGTGCCGGCTGCCAGGCGGCCCTCATGCTCGGTGACGGCTCGGAGCTCAAGCTCAACGCCAGCACGGAGATTACCCTCACGGCCTACAACGTGAAAAAGAAGAGCATCTTTGTCAAGATCGGCGACATCTTCGGAAAGTTCCTGCCGCAGAAAACCAAGGTGACCATTGAGACCCCGCAGGGCGTGGCAGGCATAGAGGGCACCGAGTTCTCCCTCAAGGTGGGAAACAGCGGGAATACCGTCGAGGTCAACGAAGGGGAGGTCTCCATCGGAAAAGAGGGGCGGTTCCGCGTGAAGTCAAGCGAGGCCGGCACCTATGGCACCCCGGGCGGGCCGCCTATGGGAGGCGGCGTGGTACCCACCATAAAGAAGCTCCCCCGCAACGTGCCGCCCGAATGGGTGAACGAGGTGAAGGAATACGGCACTGTCCTGAAAGGCATCAATGAGGATACCAAGGATCTCATCGAAGGCGAGCGCTTCAAGGATATGCCTGCGGAAAAAATTGATGCCCTTATTGCCAGCAGGAAAAAGGCCACCCTGGAGTACCGCGAGGTGGTCCCTCCTGAAAAAATGGAAGCCTTTCACAAAAAGATGATTGACGTCAATGACAAGCTCGTCGGTGTCATGGAAGCCGGCCTTGCCTGCAGGAAAAGCCCCGGCATCAAGAACAGGCAGAGATACCAGCAGGCCATGAGGGAGCTTGCCTTTGAGGCCAAGAGCTTCTTCAAGGAGATCAAAGCGCACCAGGACGACTGGAAGATCAACGTGGAGAAGTTCAAGTCTCAGTATGCGAGCAAAATGGGGAAATAG